In Lathamus discolor isolate bLatDis1 chromosome 15, bLatDis1.hap1, whole genome shotgun sequence, the genomic stretch TGTCAGCTCAGCTGAGAATTCACAGCCTGAATACAACgtgctgtgtttctttccagGTTAAGAAATATCCTTTCAGTGGTTGGCACAGATGCGTTAAAAAAGACCAGGAAAGATGACGACAGGTCTAAAAAGTCCAGAGAAGAGGTAATGATCTCCCTGTTCCCTCAGTGCTTGAGGGAAGCCTGTGTGATACCCGGCTTTCatgggctctgctctgcccaggaCTCTTGGTTTGGGTCAGTCTGTGGGTTCTCATCCCTTCATGCTTATTCTGTGTTTCCTGTCTTAGCAGTTCTAAATCAGGAGTATTAAGTTAGCCTGTGCTTGCAGGACAAATCCTATGCTGCATGTAAAAGAGGAGAGCAGGTGTCTGAACTGTTCCTTAGTCTAGCAGGGCCTTTATTGCTGTCTTTGTActtgggaagaagagaaaatacattcctgctgctgcatctgTTTTTGCCTgtgattcttctttctttctttcttcctgcttctcctgtctcttttctaagtccattttccccttcttattTTGGGGAGTTGGTGTAAGAAACAAGGACaatttctgcagctctgggctTTCATTTTCCAGGGGTATGTGTAGAGAAGGAGGGAGCTGTAATTCATCAAGTAAAAGCGAGCCAGAACTGGAattttctcaagtgaaatggcTTCACATCAGGATTTTATCTGCAGGGCAGAGTTTGCCTTGTCTCTTTAGTCACTTTTTCTAGGGCTGATGGTTAtgcaaaatacttttaaaaagagGCCTTAGCACAGCAAGATTTAAGAGCAGACACTGTGGTGGCACTTACCTGCTAAGAGGAGGTCACTGAGTGGAAGAGCAGCATCACATCAGCTGTGTTCTTTCCCTTGCAGTATCAGCAAACCTGGTACCATGAAGGACCACGCAGCCTGAAAACAGCACGGCTCTGGCTTGCGAACTACTCACTCCCCAGGTGAGACCCAGCAGCTCAAAGGAAGAAGGAGGCACAACTTGGCGTAAAGTTTGGCTGCTCATCCCACTGCGGGTAGTGCAGGCAATCTGAGGCCAAAGGAATGGGGAACATACACAGGTAGACAAGTCCAGTGTGTGTAGAACTCGAATGTTCCATGACTGACTCTAACGTCAGCCCAGTTCAGGGGAGGATGAGGGCCCAGCCAGTTTCCAGCAGCAGGGTAGGACAATGTAGGGGTTTGTTACTCCACTGTTGCTCTCTGCAGGGCAGCGAAGCGGTTGGAAGAAGCCCGCCTGCTCAAAGAGATCCCAGAGGCAACCAGGACGTCGCAGAGGCAGGAGCTACACAAATCCCTGCGGGTAGGCttggctgctgctttcacagcttCTTGCTACTCCTCCAAAGACTGCAGGAAGGGGTCAGTGCCCAGAGGTGCTATGCAGATGTGTGCAGTTTTCTGCACTGTCACCTGTTGGGAGCTCTGCTTATTCTGCCTTCCTCTGTGGTGTGCAAAGAGCATGTTCTAATTCCTTCAGGGATTCAGAGAGATGTACTCTAGTTGTTCCTTTGCGTGGCAGAGGGATGAGCAGACATCCCTGCACTGCCTTGCCATTTGCCTGTGAAGCTGAAGGCATTTGTTCCTGGCTCTGTCACAGGTTTTGGTGGTGAGGAAGGGACTgctcactttcttttcctgtacaGCAGTCACCAGTGCATATAAACCCAAAGGAAAATATAAGCAACACCATAATAGCCATCTTTTAGATGACTCTGAGACACCCTTGTGAATGTGTTAAGTTAGATTCCTAGCTTAACCCAACAGAGAGGCTTGAGCCACTCAAATCCAGTTTACACCCAGGGGCATTAACTGCCAGGGGGTTTGCTTCTCCCCTCAGCACACCACAATGCCTCCCCTCCTCTGTCTGGATTCATTCATTGGATGAGGTGTagaaagaaaccaaagctgctttatcaaagccacagttgcaaagcagGCCTGAGGGCTTCCTGGTGGCCAGTACTATGGGTGGCACTGGAGAGCTGCACTGTGCCCCACGCCTGCATCAGGCCAGCTCCATGgcctgcttggagctggagtggCTGTGGGGCAGCTCCTCCCTTTGAAAGTGACTTTCCAAAGgcctctgccttctccttcaTCGCACTCTTTGCGTGGGGCTTTCTCCAGGCTGTACTTTGCTCAGTTatcattttctttgtctttgatTTCAGTCCTTGAATAACTTCTGCAGCCAGATTGGAGATGATCGCCCGCTGTCCTACTGCCACTTCAGCCCCAATTCCAAACTCCTCGCGACTGCCTGCTGGTGAGTTTCCTTCCACAGCACTTGCTTTAGGGGCTGGAGAGCGCAGCAGGAGTTAAGGAGAGAGGTGCTACTGCAGGACGGTGAATCAGGAgagttcagaaatgctttttctttctactcTGAACTCTCTTCCCTTCATTTTAGAGCCTAGGAGATATTTCAGTCCAAGTCCATTAGTTGCCATGGCTGGTTGCCCCACGTGCATTGGTATTTCAGCCATTGCAGCCCCCATACCCAGGTGGTTTTGCAGCTCTGGGTTTGATCTGCTCTTTGACACCTCTTTCTTGTCATCAACAGGAGTGGGTTGTGCAAGCTCTGGTCCGTGCCTGACTGCAACCTTGTCCACACCTTACGAGGTGAGAGCGACTTTGCTGAGTTCTTTTGTTCCTCTCTGGGCTGAGTTCCCCCTTCTCAATTACTTTGTGGCTCCAAATGTAGTGATCTTTgggcaggttttgttttcacaagaGCACTGGGGAGCTGGGGCACTGTCAGGTAGTGAGGAGGCAGTCCTGGCCCTTCTCTTAGAGCTGAGACCAGAGTTTGCTGTTTGTGATTCTaaatggggttttgttttgtttcaaaacttGGTTTGAATTATTTAGAGGCAAATAGCAGCATTTTTGGCCAGTCACTTACCAGCAGTGAGGTTCTTTGAACAGTGGTCACAATTCTGACTAGGTACAAAGGTGAGGACAGATGTCTGGATTCATATGTTGGATTTTCACTACATTTTAAGTGTTACAAACCTTTGTGTTGGACACTCTGAAGTGGGTGCTACTGGAAGTGCAGTGTAGCTGTTGGCAGCTGTGGCTGGTAGTTACAGTGCACCTTCACCCCACGTGGGAGGACACAGCAACAGCGTTCACTGGTACCCAGCTaatgagcaagaaaaaaatgctgcttctctgaagaACTGGCCAAGATCATGTGGCAGACGGTGATTTTTGATCTTCCTTTCTCTTAAGGACACAGCACCAATGTAGGAGCAGTAGTTTTCCATCCCAAAGCTACTGTCTCCCTGGACAAGAAGGATGTTAACCTGGCCTCCTGTGCAGCTGATGGTTCTGTCAAACTCTGGAGCCTTGAAAGGTCAGAATGATACTAGACAAGCACACTGCAGcatggttggtttggggtttatttcgTGCTGCTAAACATTGGACATTTACCATCCTCCTGCAGATACAACCTTTTCTTGTAGTTATACCAGTGCAATTCCTGGCCTCAGTATGTGCCACCttcttcagcaggaaaagagatCACCCTGAGTAGGGAAATCCAGGTGAGGGGAAGTCATCTGAAGAGAATCAAGTCTGGGTTGCTGCTGGGCTCTGGTGAATGCTTTGGGTGATGGATGGAAGATTTGGAGATTGTTTCATTCTAACCTTTGATTTAGGAGAAAATATCCCCTCTTGGActggacttgatggtcttaaaggtcttttccaacctagttgattctatggaTGTTAAAAATGAACTTAAGAGTTATTAGAAAGCACCAGTATCTGGAGAGGGACTAACCAAATACAGGAGGATGCACAAAAGCTTCAGCCTCTCAGTGGCTCTGTCATTGCAGTGTAGTTTTGAAAGATGTGCAGCATCTCTCTAAAGGCTGTGAAGAAGAGAAGGTGTAGACACTGAGCCCTGGCATTGGCTGTGTTTGAGAAGCCCTGCAGTGCACCTCATGCAGTGGAAGTCCTCAGGGGCTTATCCTTAGCTGGAAGTCAGTGTTTCCAGTCACagaagcacagctctgcacaggCTGCTTATTAGTCTCAGATGACCTCTTTAGTTACCCTGTTGGAAAGAAACTCATGCTGCCCAGGTCTCCTGCTGAGGGTTGCTGACCTGCTGCTTGTAATTCTGGGAGAATATTCCCTGTatcctgctttcctgcagtTCTGCACAAGAGCAGGATTTGCTTTAGTTCTGTAAAGCCACAGTAAATCTCCTGCTGTTGCAGTAGTCTGTGTTTTGGTTCTGCACTTTAAAGTGCTAATGACAAGGGCCTTTTCAGgaataatgataataattatCCTAGGAGAACTTTATAACCAACATGAGTGTAGATCAAGGGGTTCCACTTACAGCTGCACCTGTGTGAGCAAAGCCAGAATTCAGAGCCATTAGTTAAAGCTCTGATGTTCTGGCTGGGTGGCATTTAATGAGCAGATCTTGTGCTGTGAGCAGAACGTTTGCAAAGGCCTCCAGGAGCCCCCCACCTCTGACCAGTACctgatttttgtttgtctttcagTGATGAACCGGTGGCAGATATTGAAGGACACAGCATGAGAGTGGCACGTGTGATGTGGCACCCGTCAGGCCGGTTCCTGGGTACGACCTGGTAGGGAGGTTTGCTTATTTCCTTCAGACATTACTATTAGCTCTCTATCTGGTAGCCCAGTGGCTGCTGTTGCTTGTCTAGAGGAGCTGAGTGTGGGCAAGGGCTGGCCATTGACAGCAGCCGGGCTGCTGCAGTGTAAGGAACATCAAGGCATTGGCATTCCTTTCTCAGCCCCTCATGGGAAACCCTgttggtctccagctggacataaTTCCCCTCCCAGAGTTAGTGCAATACCTTCTTGTTCTCCTTGGAGATCCATCGGGCTCGACACATGCTTTGTTTTTACAGCTATGATCACTCCTGGCGCTTGTGGGACCTGGAAGCTCAGGAGGAGATTCTCCATCAGGAGGGGCACAGCAAAGGGGTCTATGACATTGCCTTTCACACAGACGGGTCCCTCGCAGGCACTGGGTGAGTGTGCTTTGCATTGGGACCAGATAAGAAATGATATCAAGGTTTGGTTTCTGACTGATGCCAGGTgccccagtgatgctgctggtgAGGCTGAGCTCTGGCACTTGGGGAATGCTCTGATGGGTAACACTCGTGGTCTCCCTTCCTAGAGGACTGGATGCTTTTGGCCGGGTGTGGGACTTGCGCACAGGACGCTGCATCATGTTCCTGGAAGGCCACCTGAAGGAGATCTATGGGATTAACTTCTCCCCTAATGGGTAAGAAGGGAGTTTGGGTGGTGTAAGTGGGAGTTCTGAGTACAGAGCTCCCAGCAATGCCTTCCCCCACCCTTTGGCAGATACCACGTTGCGACTGGCAGTGGTGACAACACATGCAAGGTGTGGGACCTGCGCCAGAGGAAGTGCATCTACACCATTCCTGCCCACCAGAACCTGGTGACCGGGGTGAAGTTTGAACGTAAGTACCTCCCGAGGTGAGGTGGCAGGGGATGAAACACCTTCATGTCGCGAAGGTCAGGATTTGGGACAGTGTTATCTGCAAATCTCACCTCTCCCTTGTTCTcatcctctgctgcagccaACCACGGAAACTTCCTGCTTACGGGCGCCTACGACAACACAGCCAAGATCTGGACTCACCCTGGCTGGTCCCCACTGAAGACACTGGCTGGTCATGAGGGAAAGGTGATGGGACTGGACATCTCCCTCGATGGCCAGCTGATAGCAACCTGCTCCTATGACAGAACCTTCAAGCTGTGGACAGCAGAGtagctcagagctgctgctcatgaaCTGAAGGAGACGTTCGTGGCCGTCAGCTAGGACAAGCTTTTTTCTATTAAAGAAAGGAATGGGCTATTGCAGCATGTGATAGGGCAGCTGGGCACTGGCTGGGCTTGGGTTGAGGTGGTTGTGAAGTACCTGTGTTTGCTGGAGGCAAATCTTGGGTCATGTTTTTCTACCCTTTAGGATGCTGGTTTCATACTGCAGGTACTTCCTGCTGTCGTTTGGAGATGATCCATCTGCTTCCACCCTCCCTTCCCCATTAGCCTCACAGGTTTCCTCCAGTCCATTTTATGCATCTGTGGCTCACCACACACCCCTCAGGTGTGCTGTGTTGTTCAGCCTCTGCTCATTCCCTTCTCACCTTCCATTTCCAGGAGCCTTTGGAAGGAGTCTGTGGCTTCAAACTTGATTTGcatttaaagaaaggaaaacttggTGTCAGTGTTAGAGGAACGCGGTACCCCGTGTGCGGAGGTCTGTGTGCCCTTTGTGTTCACCCACAGGAGGTGTTAAAGGCCAGGGAAGTTTCTTTCCTGTGTACCACCTCATGTCCTCGAGGAGCTGGGTGCTTCAAATGCACGCAGGCATCTCCTGTGTAAGTTTTTGCTGTGTCTCACCTGAGGTGCTGTGAGAAAGGGTGCTTCAGTGTAGGACTGTCTTGTTCTAACATACACACTGCAGGGGGCTTTCTTACTTGATGTTTATTCTTTAGATTGAAGCTTTGCAAATGTTGTGTTCTGGAAAATCAAAGCGTGTTTTGAATGTGCCTCTGGGCCCGAGTGAGGACTGCAGAGATTACAGGAACTTCACAGCACAGTTTGCTTTCTGTCTGCCACCATAAAAACCCCtcaggaggaaagaggagacAGGTTCATGTCCTCACTgtcagctggagctgctctgtgttCCTTGGCAGCATGAACATGGTTCTGCTCTCAGCACCTGCAGTGGAGATggtgttttaagaaaaaaacccactcacaAGTTACTGTTCTGAAAAGCACCTTGTGGgctttctcctcccttctgAGCAGTGGGGTGGCAGCTCCCATgtgctctgtgccagctcttATTTGCTCCCAGGGAAAATACTATGGGATGAGAGGTCAGAACACCACCCTTGTCCTGCATCAGTAGGGCCATagccagctgagctgctcaCAGAGCAGCACAGTCATACAGGTTGTACAGGCGACTGCCTCTCATGGTGACTTACCCCCTTCCAAGAGCAGCTGAGCTCAGGCTGACCTGGCACCCCTCAGTGCTGCCCCTTGGCTGCTCGGGGCAGCTGCCTGTGGGGAGGTTTGTCAGTATCACACGAGGCTCACTCAGGAGCAAGACCTTGGCCTGGACGCATCCATGATGTGGCTGTTccaggcagctccagtgctTTCCCCACCCACAAGCTGAAACCAGTGGGTCCCGTCCCTGCTGATCACACATCGCTGCTCTGCAGGCGCAAAGGGGTGCTTGGGGAGccacctgcctgctgctggcaagGCTGTGGTCACAACACCCCCACCTCCTCCAGCGCCGGCTCCACACCCTCACGCAGCCGGAGGACGTGGATCCCTGAGCTGGAAGTGGCACAGAGCAGCGTGGAGCTGTCACAGGCAGCCAGTGCGGACAATGGTCCTGCTCCATCCAGGTACAGCGTGGCCAGGCAGGCTGAGGAGGGAACAGAGAAGTCACTGAGGTGAGACACAACCACACCAACCTCCCACCTCTGCTCTGTCTCTGTCCCTGTCCCTCTCCTGCATCCCCACATTGGGATGTGCCCTTTGAGCAAGGGACTCTCCATAAGCCCCACTGTGGGTCTGTGTTGCCCAGTCAGGCAGTGGCCAGTGAACAGGAATCCAGGCTGAGGTCAGGCTCTGCCCCTTCCTCGGAGAGGAGGCAGGGATGGACTGGATAGACAGCCCCcactgggcagagctgcagggctctgtgGACGCATCCCCACCATCCCTTTTTCTCCCAAATTGCTTATGCTCCAGTGCAACACAACGTGTGGTTTTGATAAGCCTCCAAATGGGAAAGTTGTTTCCCATTTCCTTGGCTGGGGGACAAGCAGAAGCCCCTGGGTTTGCTGTGGGGCAGCTCCACCCTGCCCTGTAGCTGGATTAGAGGAAAACCCAGAGATCTCAGGCTTCACCATGCCCATCAGCACTGGGAGACAGAAaccaagcagcagctctgctacCCAGAGTGGGGCACTGAGCAGGCAGGGACCTGCCCTACCTGCAGTGTCTCGGTCCCAGACCTTCACGGTGCTGTCAAGTGAGGCTGTGGCGATGCTGGGGGCGAGCGTGGGCCCCCACGGCAGGAAAACACCCGAGGTCGTGGTCTGGAAGTGCCCTTTGTACTCACACACGTGGCTCCTCGTCTGCCGCAGGTCCCACagctgcagggcacaggcagaggTCAGAGCTGGATGCCCACAGGCATCGTTTCAAGGACATGGTGGCTCGTGAGCGAGTCACTTATGTTACACTATGGCAGACTTTGGACTCTCATTGGGGTGGATAATGAGGATGGAACATTTGACATTCATTACTCAAGGATATCCCGGAAAGGCTGCGCTCAAGCATGCACAGTCACGATGTTTCAGGTACTTTGCCAAGAAGATCCTGAGCTGTCTTCATTGTAATGGTGAGAGTAGGTCTCACCCTCCCCATGGTCACACACAGGGCTGGGACCCTGCACGGGGGTTCCTGACGGGCTTTCTGTGCGAGCCTCGCGCTCCTCCACGCCATGGAACAAAATCCCAGGGCTTTAATCACGAGCAGCTGCTCAGGCACCGCCTGAGCCCCAGCCTTGCCAAAGGGACGGGCAGGAGCATCCTAGGCCGCGGAGCAAGCAGGAGCTCGGAGCGGCAGCCTGCTGCCCTCTGCTGCGGGCCACGGGCGGGGGACGCGAGCCCACCGGCAGGCAGCTGCCCGCGGGGCTGGCTCGCACTCACCGTGGCCTCGCAGCCCTGGCCCGCGGTGCCGCTGCTGGTGCTCAGGCAGAGCCGCCCGTCGGGGCTCACGTCGCAGCAGGTCTGGATGTGCTGCTTGGCGGGGAAGCTGTGAGCCACCTCCAGCTGCCGCAGGTCCCACAGCCTGGGAGGACCCGGGGGAGGAAGGGGGCCTCAGATCCATCATTGCCGTGATGGGCGTCCCTCCATGCCCCCTGCACTACCCTTGCTGCtgtccctctccttcccccagcaaGCCAAACCCCCAAAGCTCTCCCTGCATCCATTCAGGATCCAGCTCCAGCCACTGGAACTGTGCTGAGATTTCTTCTTTATGAATTCTCCTTTTTACCCAGTCACCACCAGTGCTGCTTACAGCCACCAGGGTCCCTGTCCTGGCCTCCCCTGGCCGTGCTCCGAGACCCAGGTGAGCTGGAAGGTGGCTTCTGCCCACCCCAGCAGGGTACAGGAGGCCGGGTGGTCAGGACAAGCCACAACAGAAACAGCTCTTTGTGCTCTGGGATTTTCCATAATCCCAGCATGGCCCAGGCTGTGCGGCCACGTGTAAAATTCCATATCACAGAACCCCCgcctgggttgggttggaagggacctcaaagctcctccagccccaacccctgccacaggcagggaccccttccactggagcagcttgctccaagcccctgtgtccaacctggccttgagcactgccagggatggggcagccacagcttctctgggcaccctgtgccagcgcctcagcaccctcccagggaagagcttctgcctaagagctcatctcagtctcccctctggcaggttcaagccattccccttggcctgtccctacaggcccttgtccaaagcccctctccaggtctctTGtccccccttcaggcactgtgGGACTCTCATTTACCGGACTGTTTTATCCTCTGAGCTCTGGACGACATAAGGCTCCCCAGGCACCCAGCACAGATGTGTGACCTGCGGGAAGGAAAGCGTGAGTAGAAGCCAGCCCTGTGCAGCCCAGGCTGGTGTCCTGCAGGCACTGAGCCACCGAGGCCACGTCCTCTCCTCCTCGTGCTGGGCTCTGAGCAGAAGACAGCGCAAGCTTTTTCTTGCTTCCCCCCAACTCCTCCCCTCGCGTGCTCCAAACAGCTCCCGCTTAGAGCATTCATCAGTTCCTGTGTGGCTCTCGGCATCTTTGTGCTTTGCGGTTACCTGGCGAACGCAGTaaccagcctgcagctctgccctccccAGCTGCAACCTCAGCAGTGCCCCAGGGCTGTCCTGAAGCCCCAAGCTCAGAGCAAATGCACCTCACAGGGTGAGAAACCGGCACCCAGGTGCTGTGACGGGATGCAGGGAACCAGCGGCTCCTACCAGGTTCCTGCGGGTGGTGGCTCTGCGCAGACACCGCCCGGTCTCCGTGTCCCACTTGCACACGGTGTTGTCCCGTGAGCCCGTGCACAGCTGGGAGGCATCTGCAACCACACGTTCCCATTGACAGCGACAGCCAGGGAAGGTTGCCAAGAAATCCCTGGGGAACGGGAGCCTGCTGTCCCTCACCCGGGCTCGCAGCCAGGCCCGTCACAACCAGGTCGTGCGCTGCGAAGCGCTGGCTTGGTCCTGGTGtcccctgcagctcccacaTCATCGCTGTCCTGTCCCGGGATGCGCTGAAGACTCTGCTGGAGGCAGGGGCTGAGGTGACCTGGGGGGAACAAGATGGGAGAAGCCGCGTGGCCTCGCCACCAGCCcagcagggacagcagcaccCCTCTGCGGCCGTGTCAGAGCCCGAGATGTGAGGAAACACAACTGGGGAGAGCCCAGCCTTCAGACCCTGCTCTGCCCGTGCTGCTGTGCACGTCCTGGACTGCTCACACTGAGattcctgctgccttctgctctgCCAGACCCAGGTGTcggaaaagagcagaattttgtatgataaaataattgtgtaaaatagtagaaatgattatgtttaagaaatttataaatcaatagtgagattttatatatatatatattagaaaatgttacAACTTTGTAGTTTTGTATCGTGGCCGTTCTGTAACCAGTGTTGCAATGGCAGTCCATACCCATATATGGTGAGAGGTGTATGGgcggatttagaaaagtatgtactggagactatacccaagtggaacctgtgCATAAGAAAGCCAAAAGAGCATACCAGAAGCAGTCAAatgaagataagaaaatgctagcgtccacacaaggattggaatatactcaagtaagggaaaggtgaagaggacaacctgaggaagactcttacttcatctgaggaagactcttacttcatcggaacgaccaccaggcGACCACCGgagggggctgcgcaagcgcagaagaggctgatgtcgtaatagactgatgtggcactccttaatgcatatgcattagttaaatgttgtaacccatgctgaatatgtattaattgtgaaacttttaggatataaattgcggacgcgatgtgacgaggtcggaaccagatttgggcgagtgcccctggtttcccagcgctgcaataaagcacctcatataaccatgccggtggttatgtgtttgcTCCTACGCTAACATTTTGGCGACCCAGGTGGGACCTCgcgggcattgctgaggcgGATCGCGTTTCGACCCCGCTCCAGCCGGCACCGAGAGATTCTCGGGGAGCCATCGACCGCgaccgacctctgctgctcacgacggacctctgacacggtaagaaaggtgctttatttaagttatGGTACCGATTTCCAGCAAATACATAGACCTTTGATAAAGTttggtaaaagcctgcctgttatacGCGGCGAAAAGCTGtgtttggctgggctagtagaagcctgcctgttagacgcGGTGAAAGCTGCGCTTGCTTGGGGCCAGAGAGCTCTCGGGGCAGAAGCCTAGGCGCCGTccgttagacagtagcgaaagctctgcGGTTTTGGTATTGGTATTCGTGCTGCATCTGTATCAATTCTGTACTATAGTGGTGCGTGTGCTGGTGTGTGTGAGGGAGAAATTGGTTTTGCAATTACAAAATGCCGCCAATTCCCAAATCGTCTCCGTTAGGTTGTATTTTAAGCCATTGGAAGGAGGGGGGATTTGGGCAGAGGATGCGGAAAAGCAAACTAATGGATTATTGCAATGTATGGTGGACACAATATGAATTAgaggatcaggaaaaatggcctgagaatggaactttacagtataatactatcttgcagttgatgttgtattgtaaaagagaagaaaaatgggatgaagtaccATATGTGAATCTTTTCTTGACTTTAAGAAACAATGATAAGTGGCAGAAATCTTGCGGAATAATGGTTGTTGAGGCAAGCAATGCTGAGGAATGCAAGGGgtgtgctggagaaaaggaatgtgtGAAATGCCTTGCCTTAGGGAATAGTCGGGGACAtcaaaaggaggaggaagatcttGGCTTGTTAGTAGCTCCGCTAGTGACAgatgaggaaaggggggagcagggggaaagcGACAGTGATCTTGAGAGTGAGGAAGAGGGTGAGAATAGGGGAGGTCGAGAAATAAATTCCCCTGTCACCCCAGTCTCACACAGAACTCGCCGGAGGGGAGGGCGAGAAGGAAAAGCGCAGCCTCAAACAGCTACTGCGGTGCTTGCTCCTTTAAGGCAGGGAGTCAGAGTTGAAGGACCAGTGTACGTTAAAATACCTTTGTCTCTTGGGGATTTGGTTATATGGAAACAATCGGCAGGAACATACAGAGAAAATCCTGATAAAGTAGCTCGAGTAATGAAGATGATTATGAAAACTCAAAACCCGGACTGGGATGATATACAAGTGCTTTTAGATACCCTTATGGattcaacagaaaaggaaatggtggTGCGAAGTGCTCGGGAGAGGGTCCGGGAAGATATAAGACAGGGATTAGTTACGGGCAATATAGATCAAAACTTCCCGATGGAAGACCCCATGTGGAATTATAGCACACAAAAAGGAATGAGAAATTTACGGAGATACCAGGACTGGGTAGTTTTTGGAGTACAACATGCTATGCCCAAAACAATAAACTGGTCAAAATTGTACAATGTTAGACAAGAAAAGGCGGAATCACCATCTGCCTTTTTAGAGAGACTTaaagagacagcaaagaaatataTGGACTTAGATGTGGAAACGGAACAGGCTAAAGCACAATTAGCCTTGATTTTCCTGGGGCAGTCTCAAGATGATATCaggaagaaactgcaaaaactAGAAGGGGCAGAGCTGCGAGACCTGGATAGGCTGTTAGAGGTGGCTTGGAAGGTGTACAATAATCGGGAAAAAGAGAGCTCCCGGAGACAACAACAACATTTACTGGCAGTAATACAGGGAAGAGAACCCGGATTCTCTAACCCTAGGGGAAGAGGACGAGGAAATATGCGAGGATGGGGACGAGGCAGAGGATTCTATAATCCAAAAAAAGGAATGAGCACAGAAAGAATAGGATATAACCAATGTGCActttgcaagcaggaaggacattggaaaaatgaatgtccaTCCGGGGGGGGCAGTTCATGTCTacaagaaatccttttgcaggatCCGACATGGCTAAACCAATGGTGTTGGGGGAATTTGTCAATCAAAGCTGACTAAGCCGAGTAGAAACTAAAGAACCCCTTGTAAAGATCCAActaggagaggaagaaatgaaatgtttaataGATACAGGGGCCACTTATTCAGTTTTGAATGATTTGTatggaaaaataggaaagaaagctACGACAATTGTAGGAGCCCCAGGGAAAGAAGAAGTGCGACCATTCTTGCAACCCCTACATTTATGATTTTGAGGAAAAGAATTGACGCATG encodes the following:
- the WDR31 gene encoding WD repeat-containing protein 31 isoform X3; translated protein: MGKLQSKFSIHTTKYRADGSMGEVGPARAAPQHSPAHSDAVTAVAALKPDLCVSGARDKSVAVCSWRCGAVLQRFTGHQREVTKVTSAPASSRVFSASRDRTAMMWELQGTPGPSQRFAAHDLVVTGLAASPDASQLCTGSRDNTVCKWDTETGRCLRRATTRRNLVTHLCWVPGEPYVVQSSEDKTVRLWDLRQLEVAHSFPAKQHIQTCCDVSPDGRLCLSTSSGTAGQGCEATLWDLRQTRSHVCEYKGHFQTTTSGVFLPWGPTLAPSIATASLDSTVKVWDRDTAACLATLYLDGAGPLSALAACDSSTLLCATSSSGIHVLRLREGVEPALEEVGVL
- the WDR31 gene encoding WD repeat-containing protein 31 isoform X2 translates to MGKLQSKFSIHTTKYRADGSMGEVGPARAAPQHSPAHSDAVTAVAALKPDLCVSGARDKSVAVCSWRVFSASRDRTAMMWELQGTPGPSQRFAAHDLVVTGLAASPDASQLCTGSRDNTVCKWDTETGRCLRRATTRRNLVTHLCWVPGEPYVVQSSEDKTVRLWDLRQLEVAHSFPAKQHIQTCCDVSPDGRLCLSTSSGTAGQGCEATLWDLRQTRSHVCEYKGHFQTTTSGVFLPWGPTLAPSIATASLDSTVKVWDRDTAGRAGPCLLSAPLWVAELLLGFCLPVLMGMVKPEISGFSSNPATGQGGAAPQQTQGLLLVPQPRKWETTFPFGGLSKPHVVLHWSISNLGEKGMVGMRPQSPAALPSGGCLSSPSLPPLRGRGRA
- the WDR31 gene encoding WD repeat-containing protein 31 isoform X1 yields the protein MGKLQSKFSIHTTKYRADGSMGEVGPARAAPQHSPAHSDAVTAVAALKPDLCVSGARDKSVAVCSWRCGAVLQRFTGHQREVTKVTSAPASSRVFSASRDRTAMMWELQGTPGPSQRFAAHDLVVTGLAASPDASQLCTGSRDNTVCKWDTETGRCLRRATTRRNLVTHLCWVPGEPYVVQSSEDKTVRLWDLRQLEVAHSFPAKQHIQTCCDVSPDGRLCLSTSSGTAGQGCEATLWDLRQTRSHVCEYKGHFQTTTSGVFLPWGPTLAPSIATASLDSTVKVWDRDTAGRAGPCLLSAPLWVAELLLGFCLPVLMGMVKPEISGFSSNPATGQGGAAPQQTQGLLLVPQPRKWETTFPFGGLSKPHVVLHWSISNLGEKGMVGMRPQSPAALPSGGCLSSPSLPPLRGRGRA
- the PRPF4 gene encoding U4/U6 small nuclear ribonucleoprotein Prp4 → MASARAPAARGGARPLVRAPAPAEATKTKAAEESDAPPAKRAPIFYGSLEEKERERLAKGESGLLGKEGMKAAIEAGNINISSGEVFDLEDHMSERQAEVLAEFERRKRARQINVSTDDSEVKACLRALGEPITLFGEGPAERRERLRNILSVVGTDALKKTRKDDDRSKKSREEYQQTWYHEGPRSLKTARLWLANYSLPRAAKRLEEARLLKEIPEATRTSQRQELHKSLRSLNNFCSQIGDDRPLSYCHFSPNSKLLATACWSGLCKLWSVPDCNLVHTLRGHSTNVGAVVFHPKATVSLDKKDVNLASCAADGSVKLWSLESDEPVADIEGHSMRVARVMWHPSGRFLGTTCYDHSWRLWDLEAQEEILHQEGHSKGVYDIAFHTDGSLAGTGGLDAFGRVWDLRTGRCIMFLEGHLKEIYGINFSPNGYHVATGSGDNTCKVWDLRQRKCIYTIPAHQNLVTGVKFEPNHGNFLLTGAYDNTAKIWTHPGWSPLKTLAGHEGKVMGLDISLDGQLIATCSYDRTFKLWTAE